Genomic window (Alligator mississippiensis isolate rAllMis1 chromosome 4, rAllMis1, whole genome shotgun sequence):
TCACATTGAGATCTGAAAGTCGAGTGGTATTTCTGATTCATCCACTACTATCAATAATATAGATTCAGTAGGTCAAATTCTGTGCAGCAacaatcagtagcataactaggggcgGGTGACCAGGGCACTAGCTCTGGATACCATCCTAGAGGGGTGGACCTATGTACTCTCTGCTTGCTGCACTGCAGCTTGCTCTGGCACATCCTCCTGCTCTGCATTTTCTCTCCTGCATCATTTCTTTCACTTCTCCAAATGTAGAGCTCGCGGCAGTCCTccctgctctctctttctctcttgtccCCCTTACTGCAGCAATTATTTCTCTCATCACTGACATGAATGATGTGTAACcctagaggctgggggggcacagtgaccgtCCGCAGGCGGCAGccgtgctggtggcagcaggggcatggcagtgacgagcagggagctcccgcaggtggctgtggctgtgtcgatggcaggggtggggtggagggtggcgagtgctgaccagtggtcagtgaccacccacagatgctgctggcagtgttggtggtggccgGTGGCAattggggaccacccacagatggcagggggagcagagggtggCAAGCATCAACCGGCAGTGCGCATGCAGTGCAGGGTggtctgtcagggggtgcaccgccaatctcagggggtgcacatgcacccccatacaccccctacacatcaccaatgtaTTTCCTTCTTGTGGCAGTCAGTGGTGACAAGCATTAACAGCAATGCTAaggggctgcagcagaagcagtggggggcacGAGAGCAAGACAGTTACCCTTGGCACAGATTATGGAGGGTTGGGGCAACAGCAGGCAGCTTGAAAAACAGTTCAGGGGCAGAGAAGCAGGGCAGAGAAGTGCCCTAGAGAGATGCTGGTGTAGGTCACACACCATATTAATTAGCCTCTGACCTCAGTGATTTTCAGATGTTGCAATCTGATACACCTGGGCAAAACATCTCTTTAAAGTGATTGTACAGATGTAACTGAGTATGGAAACTATAATGTACATAGCAATGATGTTACTCATCTGCTCTATTTGATAGATACAATGAGTTATAGTATTTTCAGGATCTTCCATAATTGAAACTGCCTGGTAGGAGTCTCAAGAGTGTTACTTTGGATTCAGTCACTGCTGCCACTCTAATCTGAAGACTGAAGgaggaagaaagttggtagaaaaaaagccaaaacaaaacaggtgATAGATCCAAAAGGGGGACTCACAAAGCAATCCAGATCCAAGCAAATCAATCTGAAAAAATAACAAGTTTATAGTGCCATCTTGTGGTCCAGGGATACAAGTTGTAACTGTATTGGTCTACAGGTATGACTTTTCATTTCCATcgaggagaaattttacaatatttgcattctcctatgcctgaagaagggccagtgtgcctgaaagcttgcaaataaagactttttttgcaaatatctagttggtctaataaaagatcttgTTCTCCATGAAGAAATCACAAGCCAAAATAGTTAAGGTAATAATGTTTTAATTCTGTTTGAATAGTTTGTTTCTGAGGTCAGAAAGAACCATTATAATAAATTAGCCTGGGGTTTTTTATACATGAGACTGTATACATGAGACAGTAGTGTATTTTTTGAGCTATGGTATATCTTATAGAAAAAGatccaatcttgatttaaagatttCTGGTGACGAAAAATTCACCATGATGATTTGGTTACTTCTTCCAATAATAAATTATCCCAAATATTAAAATTAGAACTTTATTTCCATTTGAATTTGTCAAGCTTCAACTTAAAGCCATTTAACATTTTATGTCTTTTTCACCTAGGTTAAAGACCAATCTACAGTTGCTCCATGCAGGCATAACACAGGAGCATTCATGCATACCTGTGGGACCCCTAGTATGTAAGCATATTACAGTAATGTAAGTATCAGTTCCTAGAATCTATCTGGGTTTATGTGGTTGTTTTGGAAGTATGACATATTTTAGTGTGACCTCTTATTCCTTTATAACACTGTTAATTAACCCACATGGTCACACTTGTAGTTGGAATGCAATCCTCTTTAATTTAAATCCCTTGAACTCACTCCACATGCCCAAATCAATCAGTCTGTCTTCcagaccctccctcccctctctctcttcctcacaCACTCtctcactgaagaaaaaaaattctcaacttTTGCAGTTTTTCCCTATCCCTCAACCTCCTGTCTTCTTTTTCCAATTGCCACCATACATCCTTAACCCAAAGTTCTTTCTCCACAAATTCTCCAACACTCTCATCTTCTCTGTCCAGATGGCCTACAATGAGCTTCTCTGAAGTTCCCCAATTTATGTTCATTTTTCCTCATTTAAAAAGGGCAGTATATACTCTCACCATTGCTGttaattttctgtgttttttccatGGATTGCAAAACCACCAGTAGGCAAAAGCATAACGTTCacataaaactttaaaaagcaaCACGTAATTGGAAtggacacgtctacacattcattaatgcgccataattatattgcattatgtttagtacctgcgggcacttttacatgtgctccgagGGAGGCGGGGGCAGTGCTTTAtttagagccgctctaattaaagtaccgctctaattacagcaccactgcatctcctgtatcagagtccccgtgcttaaaaatggtggtgggggtgctgaaactaaagctcattcaacaagctttagttcaagcacccagctaccatttttaagtgtggggatgctgatacacaagatgcaggaggctgctgaagcgcagcaattgccacgctccaggaAACTccatgtgctggaattccagcatgtcagagcagcatccacgctcatgtataggtgccctggaGGTACTAACTTACTGTACCATAATCAGCACTATAGAGCATTAGCACAAACAAACGGTCTTTTGTgatattaatgcacagtagactaagtCTAGAATGAGTCTACTGTGTTCAAAGACACGCCCAATAAGTATTTAATATCCTTGGTAAGCAAATGAGGTCAAGAAAGAGAGATTGAAACAAGCATGTTACACAAACCAGGTTTTTAATTTGATACAAACTGAAAGATGCCAATGAATACAAATATCAGTGTAGAGTGGGAGACAAATGCATGGTAACTAAGCTTGTTAACTGGTGAGTTTGCACATATTGTATGCAATTTCAAATAATAACCTTTTAcattgtttgtgtgtgcgtgtgtattttAAAGGATAATAATTTAAATAACAGAATCTTACATTATTTACTCGAGTGAAATTTCAGCTGTCTCCAACATGATAGCAGGATTGGTCCAACTTTTTAGACTTTAAATTAAAGTCTAAAAATGTGTAGTTTTATTAAAATAACAAGAAATGCCAGTAGACACAGCATATTAATAAAACCTGTCCTACCTTCCTTGTTTAGGCAAATTTGCAATGGATACTACAACCAGGCCCAAttttaatgtaattattttaattatttcaagTTTCTAGTAATGCAGCTTCTCCATCATATTAAAGAATGGACTtcaattgttttttttcttgagtaGGGACCTTATTGTTGTGTCCACTATGAAATATAATGTCATCCCTACACAACTAAGCAGTAGTTATATTCTGATTGGTTTTTTCCCCTATATTGATACAAATCAAGAGAAACTACCAAACTACCAAGTGGGCACAtcaacatgtgcaattaatgcaactgaatatgcTCTGGCCAATCCCGACATCACATAAACTAATCCCATAATTTAATCctgacatcactgtctacacatgcatttaagcgcagtaatttactgtgtcataggatagtacctgtgtctgatagGACTGTCCTGTCGGAGTAAATTATTCTGCTGTGCCCTATttgtagcacatgtgtagacagtgctTATGTGTAGACGCTTAGTTGCttattaaattagtctaatgtgcagtaaagcgcatgtgtaaatgcactcaGGAGTAGCACTGGTGTAAAACCAGTATGAGTCAAATTGGTATCAACCTCATTTTTTCATACCCACATAGATTCTTCTGTCTTTTAGTGACTTGTTCATGATTTCATGTTGATAACATCATATATATCAGGTCATCATTATTACTTCTCGTCACAAGCCAGTTTTGTCTTAATAGGTATTTGGGTTTGCAGTTACCTTGAGCAAATAATGATCTAGTGGAATTGGGTAATGCTTCCATGGAAGTGTATGGGACACACTTGGCAATGACATTAACAGTGATGTAAGCTGGTCATAAGCAGGTGTAAGAGGTAAAGTAGAAGAGCTTGTGCTGACCCAGAGCAGAGTATATTAATTCTGTATATAACTGAACTTATTTTCTCCCATGCTAATTGAGTGTGAGGCTGCTGGGCATTTCAGTTTTGTAACCGTGTtgaaggagagggaaaggggtaTTTTAAACATGCAAGTTACGACTATATAAGTAAATACAAAAAACATCTATATTATTTTACAACTAaatacagaatcataaaaaatacaCCAGATTTCAAGAggttaatttattttcttaaggTGCACTGGTGCACCTCCTGTTTCTATGTCATGTGGGCTCTAACAGCCAAATGGGTATTTGTCTAGAATATTTCTcttaaagaaaaatgttgtttAACTCATCAGGCATCTGGAGAATCTCTATCATTATTATCCCATGACCTGAAATTGTTGGTGAGAAGTAGAATACAGGTGCATATAAACTCTGATTTGAAAACTAAAGACCATATTCCATACACAACATTTCCAGTGAAATCAAGGAAAGCCTTGTATAAATACTGATGTAAAAATACAATCTTTGATGTCCAGGCAAAGGCTAACAGTAGATTCTGATCCTAATTAAAAGTTGTGAATCTAGGCCAATTCCTCTAGAAAAATAGAAATTAGTACGTGACTCAACAATGGCTACTTTAGTTGAAGACCCAATAAAAAGGTTATAATTATAGGAGAAAAGCATGAtcagttttgaatattttttaaaatgtgtgttatatttttagaaggaaaaatatatagcAAGGTGAGTTCTCCTAAAATATTTTTAGCTATAAAAGACAAATTAATGTGACTGGTGAATCTCGCTGTTAGCATGCTGCAATGCATAGTCGTTGTTATACATGTAATTATTGTAAGCGATCCAGTCATCCGAACACTGGTATTCTTGATCAGACTGAATGTACTGACAATAAACTGTCTCTTTTCCCAAGAAATAAGAGGGAGAGAGTCTTTGTAAAACAACTGCACTGAACTGATATGTCAACTTTCTTCGGATTTTAATGATTTCACCTGTTCTTCCATAGTTCCTCAGTGCTCTGGCCATTTTCTGGTACGTCATGATCTTGCGgttcccttttctttccccccacagctctgcaAGTTTCTCTTTGTTTTTGGAAACAAACTGGAAGACACCATTGGATTTATCCACCCACTGAATACAATTTGCCATAGCTGGATCATAGAGAGACTCATGAAGATATTCAAACAGACGAAGCTTTTTTCTCcctataaaagaaaataaaatgcaagtgGTCAGAGTAGACTTCAGATCTGTATTGATGGGCAGATGTCCATTTCCTGTTAAAGAGTCTTAAAGATGAAACCTAAGCCAACCTAGTAGCCTGACATGGATTAAAAGCCCAATATAAGCAATGCATTAAAACAGAAATAGAGTAATGGGGTTTATATTTGTAAGACACAAAGGGTATATCTACTTGAAACGCCATAGTGTACAGTGGACTGTTCCAGAGCttttgtgcattagcacagattttgctgtgatgcactaatgtgcaatagaattagtctactgtgcattaagcatcacaaaaaaattgtgtttgctactgtgcattagcacagctactGTGCCTTTACCTTACCTGAAATtagaggtattaaacttaatgaaCAGTAGGAAAGGCAcgttaatgaacatatagacgtGCCCAGACAGACGATAGTGGTAGGGATTTGGTCATCACAGGATTGATTCACTGAGTTTGGGACgactagaaaaaatatttagtgATTTTTGCCATCAGCATACACACCTGACAAGACATTTAAATGGACTTCTAATGAATGCTGAAGGACCAGTGCCTGGGACCAATTTCTTTAAGCAGTATAGGAAGGAAGGTCTGGATAGGGCTGGTAAAGACATTTTAAAGtaaaggatttttgttttttttgtcaaaatgttGTTTGTTTGAGTCTGAAGTATTACAAAACAAACAGGAATTCTGATGTACTACATTTTTGTTGCAGAAGTGGACTCTGCTCATTTTCAGAAATAGAGTTTGAGAGAGATCAGTATAGAAACTGTAGAGATCTGTTTTGTGAatccagcagggggctggactagatgaccttgtaaggtccctttcagccctacttttctatgattctatgaagaacAGGCAGGTCTGGGGAGGTggaaaggggaaaagaggagTGATTGCCCTGGGCTGTCATTTGTATTAATATCACTGAATGCCTCCTTCAAAGAATAGAATTACCTGAAGCAAGGGTCTTCCCTCAAGGCATGATCCTTACAGGAGCATGGTCCTGTGGAGGAGGCCCCATTTCTGGGAGGGACTGCCTCAGTTTTTTTGTAGAGGTAGGGCAAAATCTTATATAAGCCCCTACAGAGGCAACTAGATTGGGAGTTAAAAGTCTGATACAAAGAGAAGGATTTTTAAAACACTTGCCAgagtggcaggcaaggttctttgggtaaatccaatatcttttattagaccagctaaaatagttagaaaaattattctttgcaagctttcaggtacaaacacccttcatcaggctgaggaagtatctgcagttggtctgtgctcttcctggatgggccAGGAACATTGCCAGAGTGGAACATTTTAGGGAAGGGAGAATCTATGCAGAACAGTAGGTTTTACTTTAACCACAGTGGAAACAGTCTGCTGGTGCCTAAAGCTAATAAGACTTTGGGTGACTGTTTTAAACTGGAAGCTAGGAGGAAGCTGGCAGCTTCCAGGAGCGCTTAGACATCTGTTAGAGATGACAGTAACCCCGCATCTGGTAATAAAAAATAGGACCAAATTGACAGCTGAACTAGGAGGAACAGTTTGAACTCAAAGGTACTTTCCAGAAATGTAACAGGGTGTCAGAAAAAGGAGTTAAATAAAAATAGGCACATGGTTAGTCATAAAtaatagcccccccccccccccccccaaaataaaaaataaatgcaaaactatGTGAACTGGAATGTCTGGAAATGGATGTGGTCATAAAAGGCACTTCTGAGACATGGCAGTATGAAAAAGCTCAATGGGACACACTAATGGAACACCTGCCAACAAACTGTATAGGAAGTGACAGAAGCTAGAAGGAATAGGGAAAATCTCTATGAATACAAAGACCAAGTCATAAGAATATAGTCACATTAATAGTACTGTATATACTGACCTTTTAACCAGAAAAAGGATATTAATCTCTCTCAACACTGttgatttaggcacctaaatctacTGGAACAGCTATAACTAAGGGTAACTTTAATTAATTACCTGTTAAATGGCCAAGAGTAACAATGGCATAAACTTTAGAGGCAAAATTTTAATGCTATATATAACTGTTCCTTGGAACAGCAAATTCTAAAGCATTCAAGGGAAAGAGTTATTCTTGACTTAGTGCCTAGGAATTTATCCCAGTAGCAACTGTCATTGAACCACTAAGCAACAGT
Coding sequences:
- the SPIC gene encoding transcription factor Spi-C encodes the protein MCNIDLHKVYKKMSIDCIGTRISHYLFDTIDVNFMDQDILGQAFEDALEVLQQHSDGEIQYPPDCKNCLTVINHHPHFRANPNYSVAPPTEEPVYNWRNVVNSATDLYSDEIVYRSLQNISESQLMHTSGSQQKGGKGRKKLRLFEYLHESLYDPAMANCIQWVDKSNGVFQFVSKNKEKLAELWGERKGNRKIMTYQKMARALRNYGRTGEIIKIRRKLTYQFSAVVLQRLSPSYFLGKETVYCQYIQSDQEYQCSDDWIAYNNYMYNNDYALQHANSEIHQSH